A single window of Dromaius novaehollandiae isolate bDroNov1 chromosome 33, bDroNov1.hap1, whole genome shotgun sequence DNA harbors:
- the SPC24 gene encoding kinetochore protein Spc24 isoform X1: MLSEQMQELEEVSKELLKVLASDWAGGPLRRGLDRQGRALDRLLGSQGAAAQLLGELGAAEETVARTLLGRETELQESLRRLRDAEEELLRAREAGTSLQAGNGALRKELEELRAESRRLEEDTGREDDTAPVAAYVTQLYYKISRIDWDYEAEPTQIKGIHYGPEIAQPIDIDGSQHSRCFVSDYLWSLVPTAW; this comes from the exons atGCTGAGCGAGcagatgcaggagctggaggaggtgaGCAAGGAGCTGCTGAAGGTGCTGGCGTCGGACTGGGCCGGCGGCCCGCTGCGCCGCGGCCTGGACCGGCAGGGCCGCGCGCTCGACCGGCTGCTGGGCTCGCAGGGTGCTGCCGCCCAGCTCCTCGGAg AGCTCGGCGCCGCGGAGGAGACGGTGGCGCGGACCCTCCTGGGCCGGGAGACGGAGCTCCAGGAGTCCCTGCGGAGGCTGCGGGACGCGGAAGAGGAGCTGCTCCGGGCGCGGGAGGCCGGTACCAGTCTGCAGGCCGGCAACGG TGCCCTGCggaaggagctggaggagctgcgggCGGAGAGCCGGCGCCTGGAGGAGGACACGGGCCGTGAGGACGACACGGCGCCCGTGGCAGC GTACGTGACGCAGCTCTACTACAAGATCAGCCGCATCGACTGGGACTACGAGGCCGAGCCGACGCAGATCAAAGGCA TTCACTACGGCCCAGAGATCGCGCAGCCCATCGACATCGACGGCAGCCAGCACTCCCGCTGCTTCGTCAGCGACTACCTGTGGAGCCTGGTGCCCACGGCGTGGTGA
- the SPC24 gene encoding kinetochore protein Spc24 isoform X2 has protein sequence MRGTGPAPARSNGGARAPPPQSGNGRAELGAAEETVARTLLGRETELQESLRRLRDAEEELLRAREAGTSLQAGNGALRKELEELRAESRRLEEDTGREDDTAPVAAYVTQLYYKISRIDWDYEAEPTQIKGIHYGPEIAQPIDIDGSQHSRCFVSDYLWSLVPTAW, from the exons ATGCGCGGcaccggccccgccccggcccgttCAAACGGCGGCGCGCGCGCTCCGCCCCCCCAATCCGGTAACGGGAGAGCAG AGCTCGGCGCCGCGGAGGAGACGGTGGCGCGGACCCTCCTGGGCCGGGAGACGGAGCTCCAGGAGTCCCTGCGGAGGCTGCGGGACGCGGAAGAGGAGCTGCTCCGGGCGCGGGAGGCCGGTACCAGTCTGCAGGCCGGCAACGG TGCCCTGCggaaggagctggaggagctgcgggCGGAGAGCCGGCGCCTGGAGGAGGACACGGGCCGTGAGGACGACACGGCGCCCGTGGCAGC GTACGTGACGCAGCTCTACTACAAGATCAGCCGCATCGACTGGGACTACGAGGCCGAGCCGACGCAGATCAAAGGCA TTCACTACGGCCCAGAGATCGCGCAGCCCATCGACATCGACGGCAGCCAGCACTCCCGCTGCTTCGTCAGCGACTACCTGTGGAGCCTGGTGCCCACGGCGTGGTGA